A genomic segment from Paenibacillus sp. FSL K6-1096 encodes:
- a CDS encoding MerR family transcriptional regulator, which yields MTGKELTIQQAAEMTGLSVHTLRYYERIGLMDPIPRAENGHRVYREHDFEWIILLAKLKTTGMPIALMQQFADMMRLGNEGIPERRKLLEEHERKLIEQVQTIQQTLDILRGKIDYYRSWEEDIRCEA from the coding sequence ATGACCGGTAAAGAGTTGACCATCCAGCAGGCAGCTGAAATGACGGGGTTAAGCGTTCACACCCTTCGTTATTATGAAAGGATCGGTCTGATGGACCCCATACCTCGTGCCGAGAATGGTCATCGGGTATACCGGGAGCATGATTTTGAATGGATCATATTACTCGCAAAACTTAAGACTACAGGAATGCCGATCGCACTTATGCAACAGTTCGCTGATATGATGCGGCTTGGCAATGAAGGGATTCCCGAGCGCAGAAAGCTTCTGGAAGAGCATGAGCGGAAATTAATCGAGCAGGTGCAGACGATTCAGCAAACCTTGGATATTCTGCGGGGTAAAATTGATTATTACCGTTCCTGGGAAGAGGATATCAGGTGCGAGGCCTGA
- a CDS encoding carbohydrate ABC transporter permease — MRLTRGERLASRLNYLILGFIALLALLPFLHIVAQSFSSHQAITSGRVTLWPVDFSFEAYMKVLREHAFVNAFKVSLLRTAIGTLVNVVITCMLAYPLSKVYIKGRSAIMFLIVFTMLFNGGMIPTFLVVKATGLLNSFWVYIIPGAVSAFNVIIMKNFFQGVPPELEESAKIDGSSNIGTLVRIVVPLSMPVIATITLFHAVGHWNAFFDTVLYVTDRNLFPLQVYLRELIMFNQSNISNNNGYAANIDSTLLALESLKAAALIASTVPILLVYPFLQKHFVKGITLGSVKG, encoded by the coding sequence ATGAGGCTTACTAGGGGAGAACGTCTGGCATCGAGGCTTAATTACCTGATCCTGGGTTTCATTGCTTTGCTTGCGCTTTTGCCATTCCTGCATATCGTGGCCCAGTCTTTCAGCAGTCATCAGGCGATAACATCGGGCAGGGTGACATTATGGCCGGTGGATTTCAGTTTTGAGGCGTATATGAAGGTACTGCGCGAGCACGCCTTTGTGAATGCCTTCAAGGTCAGTTTGCTGCGCACGGCCATCGGCACGCTGGTGAATGTGGTGATCACTTGTATGCTGGCCTATCCGCTGTCCAAGGTTTATATTAAAGGACGATCCGCCATCATGTTCCTGATTGTGTTCACGATGCTGTTTAACGGGGGCATGATTCCAACCTTTCTGGTCGTGAAAGCGACCGGGCTGCTGAATTCCTTCTGGGTCTATATCATTCCTGGAGCGGTTAGTGCGTTCAATGTTATTATTATGAAAAATTTCTTTCAAGGCGTGCCGCCCGAACTGGAGGAATCCGCCAAGATTGACGGCTCCTCCAATATCGGAACGCTCGTCCGGATCGTCGTTCCGTTATCCATGCCGGTCATTGCAACGATTACCTTGTTCCATGCGGTCGGACATTGGAATGCCTTCTTTGACACCGTCCTGTATGTGACGGACCGGAATCTCTTCCCGCTGCAGGTGTATCTGCGTGAGCTGATCATGTTCAATCAATCGAACATCAGCAATAACAACGGGTACGCCGCCAATATCGACAGCACCCTGCTGGCCTTGGAGTCCTTGAAGGCTGCGGCGCTGATTGCCAGCACAGTTCCAATCCTGCTCGTGTACCCGTTTCTGCAGAAGCATTTTGTCAAAGGGATTACGCTTGGATCCGTAAAAGGCTAG
- a CDS encoding proline dehydrogenase family protein — MHDNKDWEQQAADALKSVARRMDIKAYVEESPLLYGLLKKAASQYVTGESRNDGLEAGQRLTAKGYAVSLEYIGENTVNAEECEAAALEFTALIDDLGEQGAPARVSFDLSHIGLMLEPELAYTNLAKLAERALGTELELFISMEESAKTEQILEVYKRAASRYPNIGITLQAHLHRTPDDLAALSASPGRIRIVKGAYQEPGEVAISRSESLNERYLQLVEQALGDGHRVSVATHDEFIIEEAIQRGLLTAGGARLEMLYGIRPELGSRLKSAGYPVQIYLTYGQEWYLYLCHRIAEYPPNLYRAIANMAASQGVEPVEAYD, encoded by the coding sequence ATGCATGATAACAAAGACTGGGAACAGCAAGCTGCAGACGCATTAAAGTCGGTCGCCAGACGGATGGATATCAAGGCTTATGTGGAGGAATCGCCATTGCTGTACGGCCTACTGAAAAAGGCTGCTTCACAGTATGTAACAGGCGAATCCCGCAATGACGGGCTTGAAGCGGGACAGAGGCTTACAGCCAAAGGTTATGCCGTTTCGCTAGAGTACATTGGCGAGAATACGGTAAATGCCGAAGAATGCGAGGCGGCTGCTCTGGAATTCACAGCGCTAATCGATGATCTTGGTGAACAGGGGGCACCCGCCCGCGTATCCTTCGATTTGTCCCATATCGGACTCATGCTGGAACCCGAGCTCGCTTATACGAACTTAGCCAAATTAGCGGAACGGGCGCTGGGAACAGAACTGGAGCTGTTCATCAGCATGGAAGAGTCCGCTAAGACAGAGCAGATCCTTGAGGTATACAAGCGGGCCGCGTCCAGGTATCCGAATATCGGCATTACACTGCAGGCGCATTTACATCGGACGCCGGATGATTTGGCCGCGCTGTCCGCTTCGCCAGGCCGGATACGAATCGTGAAAGGCGCCTACCAGGAGCCGGGTGAAGTCGCGATATCCCGATCCGAATCGCTGAATGAGCGATATTTGCAGCTAGTGGAACAGGCGCTTGGAGACGGACACCGGGTTTCAGTGGCTACGCATGATGAATTTATCATAGAGGAAGCGATACAGCGGGGTCTATTGACGGCAGGTGGCGCGAGGCTGGAGATGCTGTACGGCATCCGCCCGGAGCTGGGCAGCAGGCTGAAATCAGCCGGTTATCCGGTTCAGATCTATCTGACCTATGGCCAGGAGTGGTACTTGTACTTATGCCACCGGATCGCCGAATATCCGCCGAATCTGTACCGTGCAATTGCGAATATGGCCGCTTCGCAGGGCGTTGAGCCTGTGGAAGCATATGACTGA
- a CDS encoding extracellular solute-binding protein gives MKVSILVKRCVSILAVTSMLLVSACSSGTKEAGGEGKEQRQAIDIVLSNAGRKFPPGMDENNNPYIDYIRENTGLDIKLITPPADGYGDALNVIMASDDLPDMLLSYDANWFESYVRQKALTPLNDLIDEYGPNLKKSIPEEAWKVVTVDGKIYAIPSLNPIPGNEIMFARKDWLDRLGLKPPVTLEEYKEVIRAFAQDDPDGNGKDDTFGLILQENLGRVAPFIGAWGIQRGQWTERDGQLVNSSTLPEMKEALSYLADLYKEKLIDPEWALNKMANVDEKVASGKVGLFSGNWYDTRGPILTNQKNDPNAEWITLEYPTGPDGKQGTWGNSYVAGFNVIPVTSKHPEAVIKMMDFMIGDGYRTLMLGFEGEVWNMEDGKVVTNFDEHNKHIYRLTLGEAIVPFNSEVSRERLDSLGMEFKLNEIVDKVNEVAIRNQYLGVPTPGMGKYGPKLSKMEVEAFTKIIIGQQPVDSFDQFVEDWKKNGGEEMTKEVNGQ, from the coding sequence ATGAAAGTCTCAATCTTGGTAAAAAGATGCGTATCCATTCTGGCGGTGACCTCCATGCTGCTGGTGTCCGCGTGTTCATCCGGTACGAAGGAAGCAGGAGGCGAAGGGAAGGAACAACGCCAGGCCATTGATATCGTATTAAGCAATGCCGGACGGAAGTTCCCGCCGGGGATGGACGAGAACAATAATCCTTATATTGATTACATCCGCGAGAACACGGGACTGGACATCAAGCTGATCACGCCTCCTGCGGACGGTTACGGGGATGCCCTGAACGTGATTATGGCCTCCGATGATCTGCCGGATATGCTCCTGTCCTATGATGCCAATTGGTTCGAAAGCTATGTCCGGCAGAAGGCCCTTACCCCTCTGAATGATCTAATCGACGAATACGGACCGAATCTGAAGAAAAGTATCCCGGAGGAAGCCTGGAAGGTCGTCACTGTGGACGGAAAGATCTATGCGATTCCCAGCCTGAACCCGATCCCGGGCAATGAAATCATGTTTGCACGCAAGGATTGGCTGGACCGTCTGGGGCTCAAGCCGCCGGTAACGCTGGAAGAATACAAAGAGGTGATTCGTGCTTTTGCACAGGATGATCCGGACGGAAACGGCAAAGACGATACGTTTGGCCTGATCCTGCAGGAAAACCTCGGCAGAGTAGCTCCGTTTATCGGGGCATGGGGAATCCAGCGGGGCCAATGGACTGAACGGGACGGGCAATTGGTGAATTCCAGCACACTGCCGGAAATGAAGGAAGCACTAAGCTATCTTGCAGATCTCTATAAGGAAAAGCTGATTGATCCCGAGTGGGCTTTAAATAAGATGGCTAATGTTGACGAGAAAGTCGCCAGCGGCAAAGTGGGCCTGTTCTCCGGGAACTGGTATGATACCCGCGGCCCGATCCTGACCAACCAGAAGAATGATCCCAATGCAGAGTGGATTACCCTCGAATATCCAACCGGACCTGACGGGAAGCAGGGAACCTGGGGCAACAGCTATGTTGCCGGGTTTAATGTGATTCCGGTTACGAGCAAACATCCGGAGGCTGTCATTAAGATGATGGATTTCATGATCGGAGACGGATACCGCACACTCATGCTCGGATTTGAGGGCGAGGTATGGAATATGGAGGACGGGAAGGTGGTTACGAACTTTGATGAGCACAACAAGCATATTTACCGGCTAACGCTCGGCGAAGCGATTGTGCCGTTCAATTCTGAAGTATCCAGAGAACGTCTGGACTCGCTCGGGATGGAGTTTAAGCTGAATGAGATTGTCGACAAGGTTAACGAGGTTGCCATCCGTAATCAATATCTGGGCGTACCGACGCCTGGAATGGGTAAATACGGGCCGAAGCTGTCCAAAATGGAGGTCGAAGCATTCACGAAAATCATCATAGGCCAGCAGCCGGTAGACAGCTTTGATCAATTTGTTGAAGACTGGAAGAAAAACGGCGGCGAGGAAATGACGAAGGAAGTCAACGGGCAATGA
- a CDS encoding GntR family transcriptional regulator: MPVPKNFVSPARMSAKERAFSQIQRWIIDGTLQPGEKLIDAELAESLGVSRTPIREAFQLLEVQGLVATHPGKETKVKEIEKDDIFKLYSTMAALQALAAEVTAKVIVPEQIEQLRAINLEFASAINSGQAYQAMEADEQFHNLIMELSDNPYAASFSASLQIHIRRFKYVFLKQPINATQASVDEHDLIIAAFEKNDGDGAQAMMKQNFIRPMQELHELL; this comes from the coding sequence ATGCCAGTGCCTAAAAATTTTGTTTCGCCTGCACGGATGTCTGCCAAAGAAAGAGCCTTCTCCCAAATTCAACGATGGATTATCGATGGTACGCTGCAGCCCGGGGAGAAACTAATTGACGCCGAATTGGCTGAGTCGCTTGGCGTAAGCCGCACACCGATTCGGGAAGCCTTTCAGCTACTCGAAGTACAAGGGCTCGTAGCTACTCATCCCGGTAAAGAAACCAAGGTAAAGGAAATTGAGAAGGATGACATCTTCAAGCTGTATTCAACGATGGCGGCTCTTCAGGCTCTGGCAGCTGAAGTTACCGCAAAAGTGATTGTTCCGGAACAAATCGAGCAGCTGAGAGCGATTAATCTGGAATTTGCAAGTGCCATTAATAGCGGTCAAGCTTACCAGGCCATGGAGGCAGATGAACAGTTCCACAATCTGATTATGGAGCTTTCTGATAATCCTTATGCCGCTTCATTCAGCGCATCCCTTCAGATTCATATCCGGCGCTTTAAATACGTGTTCTTGAAGCAGCCGATTAATGCAACACAAGCTTCAGTCGATGAGCATGATTTAATTATTGCAGCTTTCGAGAAGAATGATGGTGACGGCGCTCAGGCAATGATGAAGCAAAATTTCATCCGTCCGATGCAGGAGCTGCACGAATTACTTTAA
- a CDS encoding AraC family transcriptional regulator, whose product MPDVTFYRDAALPFLEGKYCTADDLAYHRHFHEEYSVGLIDAGHTNAWCDGEQIQVEAGKMISFPPMMLHACHPEPDVEWRYKMLFVRPDWLHKLEPGELNRLHIPFLLGGGKNEACRKRFNHTVGMLAAGGTPLETETALIELVQALVAPNEDDLGHASSPGVQEHKYVKRIKDYLQANFTGQVTLEQLEQEAGISRFHLIRLFKKGSHLPPHAYQNLLRINHAKIQLAKQRPIVDIAAETGYYDQSHFTKAFSKIVGTTPRQYAMSI is encoded by the coding sequence ATGCCTGACGTTACGTTTTACCGGGATGCAGCGCTGCCCTTTCTTGAGGGGAAGTACTGTACAGCGGATGACCTGGCCTACCATAGGCATTTTCACGAAGAATATTCGGTCGGGCTCATAGATGCAGGCCACACGAACGCCTGGTGCGACGGCGAACAGATTCAGGTGGAAGCGGGGAAAATGATCAGTTTTCCGCCGATGATGCTGCATGCCTGCCATCCGGAGCCGGACGTGGAATGGCGGTATAAGATGTTGTTTGTCCGCCCCGACTGGCTGCACAAGCTTGAACCGGGGGAGCTTAACCGGCTGCACATCCCGTTCTTGCTGGGCGGAGGCAAGAATGAAGCGTGCCGCAAACGATTCAATCACACGGTGGGCATGCTCGCAGCCGGCGGTACTCCGCTTGAAACCGAGACGGCTCTCATTGAACTGGTTCAAGCTTTGGTAGCTCCTAATGAGGATGACCTGGGGCACGCAAGCTCACCAGGTGTTCAGGAGCACAAATATGTGAAGCGGATCAAAGACTACTTACAGGCGAATTTTACCGGGCAGGTCACGCTTGAGCAATTGGAACAGGAAGCCGGAATCAGCCGCTTTCATCTGATCCGGCTCTTCAAGAAAGGGAGCCATCTGCCCCCTCATGCCTATCAAAACCTGCTGCGCATCAATCATGCCAAAATCCAGCTCGCGAAGCAGCGTCCGATCGTTGATATCGCGGCGGAGACCGGTTATTATGACCAAAGCCATTTTACCAAGGCTTTCTCGAAAATTGTAGGGACAACGCCCCGGCAATATGCGATGTCGATTTAG
- the ilvD gene encoding dihydroxy-acid dehydratase, whose protein sequence is MANGKDLRIRSKVISEGVNRVPNRAMLRAVGFTDEDFKKPMIGVASTWSEVTPCNMHINELAVQAKQGVRNHGGAPLIFNTITVSDGISMGHGGMLFSLPSREAIADSIEIVTGAERFDGLVAIGGCDKNTPACLMAIGRLNIPSVYVYGGTILPGKLDGKDVDIVTAFEAVGQYHEGKITDEQLHKVECSVCPGPGSCGGMYTANTMAAAAEAMGMSLPGSSSTPAVSPDKAAECAAAGRQVIALLEQEIYPKDIMTKKAFENAITVVMALGGSTNAFLHLLAIAHSVGVDLTLDDFERIRLRVPHLADLKPSGQFVMQDLNEIGGIPGVMKLLLAEGLLHGDCLTVTGKTLAENLAEAAPLSNDQEIIRPLKKPLKPNGPLVVLRGNLAPEGAVAKMSGMKKLRFAGPTKVYDSEEAATEAILRNEIQKGDVLVIRYCGPKGGPGMPEMLSVTALIVGKGLGGEVALITDGRFSGGSHGFVVGHVSPEAQVGGPIALLRNGDMITIDSETQQIMFDVTEEELAARAQAWVQPPLKVKSGVLAKYAKLVSSASKGAVTDIL, encoded by the coding sequence ATGGCAAACGGGAAAGATCTGCGTATTCGCAGCAAGGTCATTAGCGAGGGTGTCAACCGGGTACCGAACAGAGCGATGCTGCGCGCTGTTGGTTTTACAGATGAGGATTTCAAAAAGCCGATGATTGGCGTAGCCAGCACCTGGAGTGAGGTAACCCCATGCAATATGCATATCAATGAATTGGCGGTTCAAGCCAAGCAAGGGGTGCGTAACCATGGTGGGGCTCCGCTGATTTTCAATACGATTACAGTCTCAGACGGTATTTCAATGGGGCATGGAGGCATGCTGTTCTCACTGCCAAGCAGGGAAGCCATTGCGGATTCTATTGAGATTGTAACAGGAGCTGAGCGCTTTGACGGCCTGGTGGCCATCGGTGGCTGCGACAAAAACACGCCTGCCTGTCTGATGGCGATTGGGCGGCTGAATATCCCTTCCGTGTACGTATACGGCGGAACGATTCTGCCCGGAAAGCTTGACGGTAAAGACGTCGATATTGTAACGGCCTTCGAAGCGGTTGGTCAATATCACGAGGGCAAAATAACAGATGAACAGCTTCATAAGGTAGAGTGTAGCGTCTGCCCGGGTCCGGGCTCTTGCGGCGGCATGTACACCGCCAACACAATGGCCGCTGCGGCGGAAGCAATGGGCATGAGCCTTCCCGGTTCGTCCTCTACGCCAGCCGTTTCGCCTGATAAAGCGGCAGAATGTGCTGCGGCGGGCAGACAGGTCATAGCGCTGCTGGAACAGGAGATCTATCCGAAAGACATCATGACGAAAAAGGCGTTTGAAAACGCAATTACAGTTGTTATGGCTTTGGGAGGTTCAACCAATGCGTTCCTGCATTTGCTTGCGATTGCGCATTCAGTAGGCGTAGATTTAACCTTGGATGATTTTGAGCGGATACGCCTGCGTGTTCCCCATCTGGCAGATCTGAAGCCAAGCGGCCAATTTGTAATGCAGGATTTAAACGAAATTGGCGGTATTCCCGGCGTGATGAAATTATTGCTTGCTGAGGGGCTTCTTCACGGTGATTGCCTGACAGTCACAGGTAAGACGCTGGCGGAGAATCTGGCGGAAGCGGCACCGCTGAGCAACGATCAGGAGATTATTCGTCCATTGAAGAAGCCGCTGAAGCCTAACGGACCATTAGTTGTGCTTAGAGGTAACCTGGCCCCTGAAGGCGCCGTAGCCAAAATGTCAGGCATGAAGAAGCTTCGGTTTGCCGGACCAACAAAGGTGTATGACAGTGAGGAGGCCGCAACGGAAGCCATTTTGAGGAATGAGATCCAAAAAGGAGATGTATTGGTTATCCGTTATTGTGGCCCCAAGGGCGGCCCAGGCATGCCGGAGATGCTGTCTGTTACCGCGTTAATTGTAGGTAAGGGTCTTGGCGGGGAAGTTGCCCTAATTACGGATGGAAGGTTCTCAGGAGGCTCGCATGGATTCGTAGTCGGCCATGTATCACCTGAAGCGCAGGTAGGCGGACCGATTGCGTTGCTGAGAAACGGAGACATGATCACCATCGACAGCGAAACGCAGCAGATTATGTTTGATGTGACAGAAGAGGAACTGGCTGCCAGGGCTCAAGCATGGGTACAGCCTCCGCTAAAAGTAAAATCAGGCGTGCTGGCCAAGTATGCAAAATTAGTTTCCTCTGCATCTAAAGGTGCAGTGACTGATATTTTATAA
- a CDS encoding ABC transporter permease subunit, with the protein MLPGLAYFIIFKYVPMGGIIVAFQDFSAFAGIRGSEWVGLAHFKNMFMDSEFYTVFKNTLLISLYKLIWGFPGPIILALMLNEVRHMLYKRGVQTLVYLPHFLSWVIIGGILINVLSPATGIVNQFLGMLGLEPIFFLGSQEWFRTVLVVSDIWKEAGWGAIIYLAALASIDPQIYEAAVVDGAGKWKQLLHVTLPSLLGTIVILFVLRLGSVLDVGFEQIFVLYNPLVYNVADVIETYVYRTGITQGQFSFTTAVGLFKSVISLILVVLANKAARKLGQNSLW; encoded by the coding sequence ATGCTGCCGGGACTCGCGTATTTTATCATTTTTAAGTATGTGCCGATGGGGGGCATCATCGTTGCCTTTCAGGATTTTAGCGCCTTTGCCGGCATCCGCGGCAGCGAATGGGTGGGACTTGCGCATTTTAAAAATATGTTTATGGACAGCGAGTTTTACACAGTATTCAAAAATACGCTGCTGATCAGCTTATACAAGCTGATCTGGGGATTTCCGGGTCCGATCATCCTGGCCTTAATGCTGAATGAAGTCCGGCACATGCTGTATAAGCGCGGGGTCCAGACGCTTGTCTATTTACCGCATTTTCTGTCCTGGGTCATCATCGGAGGCATTCTGATCAACGTGCTGTCCCCGGCAACGGGGATCGTCAATCAGTTTCTGGGCATGCTCGGTCTGGAGCCGATCTTCTTCCTGGGCAGTCAGGAATGGTTCAGAACGGTGCTGGTGGTCAGCGACATCTGGAAAGAAGCGGGATGGGGGGCCATCATCTATCTGGCTGCGCTGGCATCGATCGATCCGCAGATCTACGAGGCCGCTGTCGTAGACGGCGCGGGCAAATGGAAGCAGCTGCTCCACGTTACCCTGCCATCATTGCTCGGGACCATCGTGATCCTGTTCGTACTGCGCCTGGGGAGCGTTCTGGATGTCGGCTTCGAGCAGATCTTTGTGCTCTACAATCCGCTGGTATACAATGTGGCCGATGTGATCGAGACTTATGTCTACCGGACCGGAATCACGCAGGGTCAATTCAGCTTTACAACCGCTGTCGGGTTGTTCAAATCGGTTATCAGTCTGATATTAGTCGTCCTCGCCAACAAAGCCGCCAGAAAGCTTGGCCAGAACAGCTTATGGTAG